The Gemmatimonadaceae bacterium genome contains the following window.
GAAGCAGGCGGTCGCAAAGGTCGTACTCGAGCAATTGATGGCCGAGTACCCCGACGCGCACTGCGAGCTCGACCACCGCAATGCGTTTGAGCTGCTGTGCGCCACGATTCTGTCGGCGCAGTGCACTGATGTGCGCGTGAACATGGTGACGCCGGCGCTGTTCGCGAAGTATCCCACCGCCGAGGCGCTGAGCGTCGCGCGGCTCGAGGATGTCGAGGCCATCGTGCGCACCACCGGCTTCTTCCGCGCCAAGGCCAAGAGTCTGGTGGGGATGGCCAATGCGCTGGTGGACAAGCACGGTGGCGAGGTGCCCCGGACGATCGCCGAGCTCGTGCCGCTCCCCGGGGTGGGGCGGAAGACCGCCAACGTCATTCTGGGGAACGCCTTCGACATCAATGAAGGCATCGTGGTGGATACCCACGTCCAGCGGCTCGCGCGCCGCCTGGGGCTGACGCGCGAGCCGGACCCGATTGGGATCGAGAAGGAGCTGATGCCCCTCTTCCCGCAGGAACGGTGGGCGCTGCTGAGCCACCTGCTCATCTGGCACGGCCGGCGGACCTGCTTTGCCCGGAAGCCGGAGTGCGGGCGGTGCGTGGTGAACGACGTGTGCCCGAGTGCGGGGACGGCTGAATAGGGTCCGAGCCGTTTCGGAATAGTCTGGACGCCCTTTACGAAGACAGAATTCCGA
Protein-coding sequences here:
- the nth gene encoding endonuclease III, which translates into the protein MAQSKNSPRQPLSVTKPKKAAKTPATTPAAAPKRKTSKTYGLKPSQRAAPVAKSPRSKAEKQAVAKVVLEQLMAEYPDAHCELDHRNAFELLCATILSAQCTDVRVNMVTPALFAKYPTAEALSVARLEDVEAIVRTTGFFRAKAKSLVGMANALVDKHGGEVPRTIAELVPLPGVGRKTANVILGNAFDINEGIVVDTHVQRLARRLGLTREPDPIGIEKELMPLFPQERWALLSHLLIWHGRRTCFARKPECGRCVVNDVCPSAGTAE